One Chaetodon auriga isolate fChaAug3 chromosome 14, fChaAug3.hap1, whole genome shotgun sequence genomic window carries:
- the traf3 gene encoding TNF receptor-associated factor 3, with the protein MSAGRSADGREVQIPLQQVAPSMATPLSVAPPITIPSHRPANPWPPSDPTTSQGVPAGFLPLHGGFRDHFVETPEAKYRCEACRLVLCQPRQTECGHRFCQSCINDILSHPNPVCPADMEPLFKDKIFRDVCCHREIMALKVYCRSEANGCQEQMSLQQIPDHLNVCPFFEVPCPLGKCKEQMMRKEIPDHLSWKCKHRETSCEFCMTKMPLTDLQKHKETVCPAFPVSCPNHCSFSSLPRSELSSHQHDCPKAQVNCQFHRYGCIFKSLNQDMRQHETAFAAEHLRMMANRNATLETKVEDVKGELLERYKVLPALSSRLSELENQNDELREKNRQMEQKLATMQKLMSSHSEKLLEVELELRSLRVLRDEVENLRGMLENVRTRLNALEQGGRSGTGSTTHTLASLETQMNRHDDMLGVHDIRLADMDLRFQVLETASYNGTLIWKIRDYKRRKQEAVAAKTLSLYSQPFYTGYFGYKMCARVYLNGDGMGKGTHLSLFFVVMRGEYDALLPWPFKQKVTLMLMDQGPSRKHLGDAFKPDPNSSSFRRPAAEMNIASGCPLFVSQSVLETGSYIKDDTIFIKVTVDTSDLPDP; encoded by the exons ATGTCAGCGGGGAGGAGTGCTGACGGGAGGGAGGTGCAGATTCCCCTCCAGCAGGTGGCACCCTCAATGGCCACGCCCCTGTCAGTGGCCCCACCCATCACAATTCCCTCTCACCGCCCAGCCAATCCCTGGCCTCCCAGTGACCCCACCACTTCACAAG gTGTCCCTGCGGGTTTCCTGCCTCTTCACGGAGGATTCAGAGATCACTTTGTAGAAACTCCAGAAGCCAAATACCGCTGTGAGGCCTGCAGGCTGGTCCTGTGTCAGCCCCGCCAAACCGAGTGTGGACACCGCTTCTGTCAGAGCTGCATCAACGACATCCTCAG ccatCCAAACCCGGTATGTCCAGCTGACATGGAGCCTCTGTTTAAAGACAAG atcTTCAGAGATGTTTGCTGCCATCGGGAGATCATGGCGCTGAAAGTTTACTGTCGCAGTGAAGCTAACGGCTGTCAGGAGCAGATGAGTCTGCAGCAAATACCT GACCACCTGAACGTGTGTCCGTTCTTTGAGGTTCCCTGTCCGTTGGGTAAATGTAAAGAGCAAATGATGAGGAAAGAGATCCCTGACCACCTGAGttggaaatgtaaacacagagagaccAGCTGCGAGTTCTGCATGACCAAGATGCCTCTGACTGACCTGCAG aaacacaaagagacggTATGTCCAGCGTTCCCGGTGTCATGTCCAAACCACTGCTCGTTCTCCTCTCTGCCCCGGAGTGAG ctGTCCAGTCATCAACACGACTGTCCCAAAGCTCAGGTGAACTGTCAGTTCCACCGCTATGGCTGCATCTTCAAG AGTTTGAATCAGGACATGAGGCAACATGAGACCGCCTTCGCAGCTGAACACCTGAGAATGATGGCTAACAGAAACGCTACATTGGAAACTAAG gTGGAGGATGTTAAAGGTGAGCTGTTAGAAAGGTATAAGGTGCTTCCTGCTCTCAGCAGTCGTCTGTCTGAACTGGAGAACCAGAATGACGAGCTGAGAGAGAAGAACCGACAGATGGAGCAGAAACTGGCCACCATGCAG AAACTAATGAGCTCTCACTCAGAGAAGCTTCTGGAGGTGGAACTGGAACTTCGTTCTCTCCGTGTGCTCAGAGACGAGGTGGAGAACCTGAGAGGAATGTTGGAGAATGTACGGACAAGACTGAACGCTTTGGAACAAGGAGGACGCAGTGGGACTGGATCCACAACACATACTCTCG CATCCCTGGAGACTCAGATGAATCGACATGACGACATGCTGGGTGTCCACGACATCCGATTGGCTGACATGGACCTGCGTTTCCAGGTGCTGGAGACTGCAAGCTACAATGGGACTCTGATCTGGAAGATTCGTGACTACAAGAGAcggaaacaggaagcagtggCGGCGAAGACACTGTCACTTTACTCGCAGCCATTTTACACCGGATACTTCGGGTACAAGATGTGTGCCCGTGTCTACCTGAACGGAGATGGCATGGGCAAGGGGACACACCTCTCGCTGTTCTTTGTGGTGATGAGGGGTGAATACGATGCCCTGTTGCCGTGGCCCTTTAAACAGAAG GTGACTCTGATGCTGATGGATCAGGGTCCATCAAGGAAACACTTGGGTGATGCATTTAAGCCTGATCCAAATAGCAGTAGCTTTAGACGTCCTGCAGCTGAGATGAACATCGCCTCCGGATgtcctctctttgtgtctcagaGCGTTCTGGAGACGGGCAGTTACATCAAAGATGACACCATCTTCATCAAG GTTACCGTGGAtacctctgacctccctgacCCGTGA